A section of the Cryobacterium soli genome encodes:
- a CDS encoding dipeptide/oligopeptide/nickel ABC transporter permease/ATP-binding protein: protein MIDLTPTVMAPALPRAARRSLLSRLLRNPIGLATIVFLVLLVLSAVFAALIAPHDPNESSIQNVLGGPADGHPLGFDSSGRDVFSRLIFAGRFSLAGAALALIIALAIGVTGGLIAGYYGKWFDAVSSWLTGLLMALPGIVVLLAARAVLGPSMWLSMMIFGVLLSPAFFRLVYASVTAVRNELYVDAARVAGLGDGRIIGKHILTVVRAPVIIQSAMVLGIAIAIQAGLDFLGIGDQSIPTWGTMLNDGFRQIYKEPMLILWPSLVIALTCVALTLLANTMRDELEQSGKAKRRRRPPLRPADVNKTAAVFHADDLSSSGRTGEVLLDVRDLAIGYDQADGTVKTVVHDVSLTVRRGEVHGLIGESGSGKTQTAWSILRLLPDGGRVTGGAIFFEGHDLALASEKEMTKIRGKKIAYIPQEPMSNLDAAFTIGSQMIEPMRVCLGISKKEATQRALKLLARVGIPNPERTFAAYPHEVSGGMAQRVLIAGAVSCDPDLLIADEPTTALDVTVQAEVLDLLRELQAELNMGVVLVTHNFGVVADLCDRVSVMRDGRVIETGPVRSIFNAAKHPYTQSLLAAILEDGEARGDLVTSPTDSLGAES from the coding sequence ATGATCGATCTGACCCCCACCGTGATGGCCCCGGCGCTGCCCCGGGCCGCCCGCCGTTCGCTGCTCTCCCGCCTGCTGCGCAACCCCATCGGCCTGGCCACCATCGTCTTCCTCGTGCTGCTCGTACTCAGCGCCGTGTTCGCCGCGCTGATCGCCCCGCACGACCCCAACGAGTCGTCGATCCAGAACGTGCTCGGCGGACCCGCCGACGGGCATCCGCTGGGTTTCGACAGCTCGGGTCGCGACGTGTTCTCCCGCCTCATCTTCGCCGGCCGGTTCAGCCTGGCCGGCGCCGCCCTGGCACTGATCATCGCGCTGGCCATCGGCGTCACCGGCGGCCTCATCGCCGGCTACTACGGCAAGTGGTTCGACGCGGTGTCCTCCTGGCTCACCGGCCTGCTGATGGCTTTGCCCGGCATCGTCGTGCTGCTGGCCGCCCGCGCCGTGCTCGGCCCGTCGATGTGGCTGTCCATGATGATCTTCGGCGTGCTGCTCTCGCCGGCCTTCTTCCGGCTCGTGTACGCGTCGGTCACCGCGGTGCGCAATGAACTGTACGTGGACGCGGCCCGGGTCGCCGGCCTCGGCGACGGCCGCATCATCGGCAAGCACATCCTCACCGTGGTGCGCGCGCCCGTCATCATCCAGTCCGCCATGGTGCTCGGCATCGCCATCGCCATCCAGGCCGGACTCGACTTCCTCGGTATCGGCGACCAGTCGATCCCCACCTGGGGCACCATGCTCAACGACGGGTTCCGGCAGATCTACAAGGAACCGATGCTCATCCTCTGGCCCAGCCTCGTGATCGCGCTCACCTGTGTGGCGCTCACCCTGCTGGCCAACACCATGCGCGACGAACTCGAGCAGAGCGGCAAGGCCAAGCGCCGCCGCCGCCCGCCGCTACGCCCCGCCGATGTGAACAAGACCGCCGCCGTGTTCCACGCCGACGACCTGTCCTCCTCCGGACGCACCGGCGAGGTGCTGCTGGATGTGCGCGACCTCGCGATCGGCTACGACCAGGCCGACGGCACCGTGAAGACCGTCGTGCACGATGTGTCGCTCACCGTGCGACGTGGCGAGGTGCACGGCCTGATCGGCGAATCCGGGTCGGGCAAGACCCAGACCGCCTGGTCGATCCTGCGCCTGCTGCCCGACGGCGGCCGGGTCACCGGCGGCGCGATCTTCTTCGAGGGGCACGACCTCGCCCTGGCCTCCGAGAAGGAGATGACGAAAATCCGCGGTAAGAAGATCGCCTACATCCCGCAGGAACCGATGTCGAACCTCGACGCCGCGTTCACGATCGGCAGCCAGATGATCGAGCCGATGCGGGTGTGCCTGGGCATTTCCAAGAAGGAGGCCACCCAGCGAGCCCTCAAGCTACTCGCCCGGGTCGGCATCCCCAACCCAGAGCGCACCTTCGCCGCCTACCCGCACGAGGTCTCCGGCGGTATGGCCCAGCGGGTGCTCATCGCCGGCGCCGTCTCCTGCGACCCCGACCTGCTCATCGCCGACGAGCCCACCACCGCCCTGGACGTGACCGTGCAGGCCGAGGTGCTCGACCTGCTGCGCGAGCTGCAGGCCGAACTCAACATGGGCGTCGTCCTGGTGACGCACAACTTCGGCGTCGTCGCCGACCTGTGCGACCGGGTGAGCGTGATGCGGGACGGCCGCGTGATCGAGACGGGGCCGGTGCGGTCCATCTTCAACGCCGCGAAGCACCCGTACACCCAGTCGCTGCTCGCGGCGATCCTCGAAGACGGCGAAGCCCGCGGCGA